The Bradyrhizobium sp. LLZ17 genomic sequence CAGCACGCGGAAGTCGACGAGGTCGAGCACGAGGAGCCGCGACACTTTCGTGGTCGAAACGTTGGCGCCGCGCATATTGTTGCCGAGCAGCGCCATCTCGCCGAAGAAGGCACCATCGCCGAGCTGCACCTTCTTGCCGGGCAGGTCGACCTCAACCTCGCCGTTGGCGATGAAATACATGCAGTCGCCCTGCGCGCCCTTCCGGATGATCATGGTGCGCGCCGGCAGCTCCATGGTGCGCAGCATGTGGGTGACGTCGGCGATGGCCGCGGGGCCAAGGGCTGCGAAGAACGGCACCTTGCTGACGGATTCCCAAGTCTTGAGGAAATTGTCGCGGCGGGTCTCGGCCGCAAATCCGGTCGCCAGAATACCGGTCCACAAGCCGAACACGCCGAGGCCGGAGATCATCACCAGGGCCGCCACCATGCGCCCTAGCGGCGTGACCGGCACGACGTCGCCATAGCCTGTCGTCGTCAGTGTCACGACGGCCCACCACAGTGCGGCGGGGATGCTGCCAAACGTCTGCGGCTGCACATCCCGCTCCAGAAAATATTCGGCGACGGAGGCGAGGAACACCACCATCAGGAAGATCACGAGCACGCTGAGCAGTGGCCCCGATTCCAGCACGAGCACCCGGCGCAACTGCCGCAGTCCGGGAATGCCCGGCACCACCTTCAGGACCCAGAGCACGCTGAGCAGCCAGGCCGTCTTGGGTTCGGCGCCAACAATCAGCGCGACCGGAACGGCTAGGGCCCCGACCGTATCGACCAGTCCGGCGGAGGAGGACAT encodes the following:
- a CDS encoding cyclic nucleotide-gated ion channel, giving the protein MPKPMIPALAQFVAATAGRNMTKAAYVAVTIGVLSMVLLTVNPAYETAHRWVDLLLWACLAYFVFEWVVRLRHMTRTGRLSLYMSSSAGLVDTVGALAVPVALIVGAEPKTAWLLSVLWVLKVVPGIPGLRQLRRVLVLESGPLLSVLVIFLMVVFLASVAEYFLERDVQPQTFGSIPAALWWAVVTLTTTGYGDVVPVTPLGRMVAALVMISGLGVFGLWTGILATGFAAETRRDNFLKTWESVSKVPFFAALGPAAIADVTHMLRTMELPARTMIIRKGAQGDCMYFIANGEVEVDLPGKKVQLGDGAFFGEMALLGNNMRGANVSTTKVSRLLVLDLVDFRVLMARHPDLAETIDAEAKRRALENS